A stretch of DNA from Parvularcula bermudensis HTCC2503:
AAAACTTAAAATCGCCAGCCCCTCATTGCCGACAGCGATCGTCCCCTGGCCCACCCGGTTCAGCAGGAGAATGAAGGATTTCCGCCGGGGCGGATCCCCCTCGCAATCGGCGATATGCGCCGCCATGCGCTCCATCAATTCGTGCTGGGGGTCGGTCATGCCGGTCAGCGTGGCAATGGCTTGCGGTCGTCCTTCGCCCATGCATCGATGGCGCAGACGCTGGAGCATCAGCGCGCCTGCGGTGTCCAGCGCCTCGATTTGCGAAAGGTCGATTTCGGCGAGATCTTCGCGCGGACCGAAATTCAAGGCTCTGATCTTTGAATCAATTTTCGTCAGGCCCCCACGAAGGGTCCATTCGCCTTTGGGGATGAAGCGTTTTTCAGTGGCTGACCCCGACAGATCGAAACTCGCTATCGTCATTGCCTTCACTAACTTAGGGCGGACCCGCACATCGTATCCTATTCACCATGACACAGGAGCCTGAACGGGGTCTGAAGACGAGCGAAATCGTGCCAAACCATTGCTGTAGCGGCCAGTGACGTGCGATGGGCCTTATCCGCGGCATGCGTGTTTTAACCTTATTGAAGTAGGACGGCCGAATGCTCGAACAACGGCTCCAGCAACGGCTTCGTCTCCTGGCCATCCCGGCCTTCACCTTGGTCGGGATTTTGGCGTTGACCGCCTTACTCTCCTCCCGGATGCACGGCGTGCAGCCGCGGGAAACCTTTTTCGACCTCTTCTTACAGGCCGCCCCCGCGCCGCTTGAGCAAGCCGAAACGATCGCCCTGATCGATATCGACCAGGCCAGTCTCGATAATTTAGGGCCCTGGCCCTGGCCGCGAACCGCCATCGCCCGATTGGTCGCCGCCGCCGAGCGCGCCGGCGCGCGGTCGGTCACTGTCGCCCTCCCCCTAGAGGGGCGCGACCCCCTATCACCGGACAATCTTGCCGCCTTTCTGCCGCGCAACGAGGAAAACGGAGATACCATCCGCCAATTGCAGGCCATGCCGACAACCGATGCAGCCCTTGGCGCGGCGGCCCGGGCCCTCCCCACCGCCGTCAGCGCCGGGGCCGGGGCGCGGTCCTGGATCGGCTGGCAACGCGCCGACTTTGAGGGCACCCCCTGGCTTCGCGCCATAGACAATGACGGGCGCTCAGGGCTTGCCCTGCCGATTGCCCCTCTCTCCGCGGGGATCGAGCGTGCCCTGACCGACACCTCCGCACCGGTGGTCGGTACCTGGCTCAAAGACAGTGATGGGCAGGTCCGGCGGCTCCCTCTCTTATGGGCCACGGCCCAGGGCCCCATGCCTGCGACGGCGCTCGCCCCCTTTGCCTTATCGGGGGGCGTAGCGGTGGATCTCGCCGCCACCCGGCGGGAGACCGGCGCGCCCCCCCCGACCGCCCTGACCGTCGGCGGGGCGAACAAGATCCTCCTCGGTCCGAAGGTGGACCTTCGCTATTGGCCCGGACGCACTGACACCCTCGATACCGTCCCCGCCTGGCGGGTCCTCGAAGGCGGGGCGCAATGGTCGACGATGCTACGGGATCGTGATGTCTTTATCGGGGAGAGTGTCACCAGCGACGGCGTGGCCCAAACCCCGTGGGGGGAGATCAGCTTCGCCCATCTTCATGCCCATATGGCCCGCCAGATCGTCGCCGGCGATGTCCCCATACGGCCGGTGGTCAGCGGGGTCACGGAATTCGTCCTGACCCTTCTGGCCGGGGCGATCACGATCGCCGCCGCGATCTTTGCCCGCCCCCTCGCCGCCATCATTGTCAGCGTGGTGGTCGCCCTTCTGTCCGTCGTCGTCTTCCTCTGGATCTTTAGTGAAACCGGCCGACTGTTCGACCCAAGCTTCATTATTGGCGCGGCCCTTGGCGCCCCTCTGGTCATCTTTATCGTCGTGGTCGGCAATATCTTGATGCGTGACGATGCCCTGCGCGGTGCCTTTCACGGCAATCTGCCGCCGGCGACGATGGAGCGTTTACAGAAATCGACGAGCGGTCCCTTGCTCAACGGGGTACGCCGTGAAGTGGTGGTTCTGTCCTGCGGCTTCCGCCTGCCCGAGGGCCTTGAAGCAAAGTTTCATGCCCGTCCTGATGATTTCGTCCGGTTCTGCGGCGCTGCGAACGATGCCCTAAGGCGGACGATCCTTAGCCATGGCGGTACCGTCGATTTCGCCGAAAACGGGCGACTGATGGGATATTGGAACGTTCCCGAAGTCCTGCCGCATCCCATCGAGAAGGCCTGCGCCTGTGCGCTCGCCATGATCGACGAGATGAACAATCTGACGGAAAATGTGCAGACCGCGGCCTTTGCCGCAGGCGGACTATTGAGCGATACCGAAATGAGTTTCGCGGATGCCAGTGTCGAAGTCGGCATTGCCGTCGGTGAATGCTTTGCCGGACCGATCGGACTTGGCACCCGCAATCGCTATGGCGTTGTTGGCCCGGCCGTCACCATTGCGCGTCAATTGCGGAGCCGCTCTGGATTTTACGGTCCCGCCATCGTGACCGATGATCGTATATTTGAGGCGCTGCGGCATCATTATGCCTTTCTCGACCTCGATGTGCTGCGCTTCTCCGAGGACGATACGGCGCACACGATCTATGGTCTGGTGGGCAATCCTTTCCTCAAAGCCTCCAAAGCGTTTCGGGAGCTTGCCGACGTGCAGCGTGAGATGGTCGGCGCCTGGCGCCTCGGGGAGTACGCAAAGACAACGATCCACCTGCAACGGTTACGCGGCTTTCCCGGCGTGCCGGATGGGTATGTCGAGCGCTTCGACGCTCGCTTAGCCCAGGCGAGAGGCCAGCGGCGGAGCCTGGACCGCGGAGACCATATCGAATGCCTCAAAGCATGACCCTGCGGCTCTGCTCGACCGGCCCAGGGCTTGAGGATAGGCTTGAGGATGGATCCACCGCCTAGAACCTTATCAGGTCTATCGGCTGCGAGAGGCGCCTCTGGACCTTTAGGTTGATCGCATTGTCGTCACCCGAACCGGTGCCCCCTTCGCCAGCAAATGCTCAAGAGAAGTCTTGGGGGGTCAGATCACGAAAGCGTGCACGACCGCGCCCACCGCGCAGGGCCCTTCTTCTCCCTTGCGAGGCTCGCGAGGGCGTCAGGCTATATGGGGAAAGCCCTCGACAGCGTCAGCGCTGACCGCTTGTCGTTCCGGGCTGGGCGTAAACAGTCCGATCGCCGGTCTCCGCCACGCGAAGGGCGACCAGATCCGCCATCTGAGAAAGGTCGCTGATGGTCTGGCTATAGGCATCGCGCAGGTCGCGAATCAGCGCCGGTGACACATCCGCCCCCTCCCGCTCAAGCACTTCGAGCGAGGACACATAAAGCCGACGACAAAGCCGGGCGTCGCCGATCGCCCGCTCCACCGCCGCAATATCCGCCGGCAGGGGCAGGATCGCGTCGGCGGTCTGGCGACTGACCTCCACCACCCGGCGAGCATCCGACAACGATTTGTCAGCGTCCATCACGACGGCCTCAACAGGATCCTCATGGGAGATCTGAATGGCGTCGACATAGGCGTCGATCGCGGCTTGTCGTCCAATCTCTGCGTCGGTTCCGAAAACAAAGGACACAAACCCGCTACCGGATACATCTTGCCACGGATGATCGGCCAGTTCTTCGGTCGCGGCCTTGAGCGCCAAATGCTCCGACGCGGCGCGCGAAAGGGCCGTCTTATTGGTCTCATAGCCGGGCACGGCGACCTTGACCGAAGCACAGGCAGAGAGGGCAAAGACGGGAGACAGAGTGATGAGAAGTCGGCCGAGCGATCTTCCTTTCCCCTCACGCATATGCCTACTACGCCTCACAAGCCCAATAATCCTCAACTGCCACATCATTACTCAGGCGTGAACCTGAGAAGTTACTGATTTCTGACCCTTAGGGAGAGTATGACTGCTCAGATGGTGCAACGCAAACTCTATCCACCCCATGATCCCATTGAACGCGGCCGTCTCCGCGTCTCCGCCCTCCACGAAATCTATTACGAGGTGAGTGGTCATCCCGCCGGGCGCCCCGTCGTGGTTTGCCATGGCGGGCCGGGCGGGGGCTCTACCCCCTCAATGCGGCGATTTTTCGACCCCCATCGGTACCGAATTGTGTTGTTCGACCAGCGAGGATGCGGGCGCTCGACGCCCCATGCGGAATTGCGGGACAATACAACCTGGGACCTCGTCTCGGATATGGAGGCCTTGCGCGCCCATTTAGGCATTGATCGATGGCAGGTCTTTGGCGGATCCTGGGGGTCGACGCTGGCCCTGGCCTATGCCCTTACCCACCCCGACCGTGTGAGGGAGCTGGTGCTCCGGGGGATCTTCACGCTGCGGCGCGCCGAACTCCTTTGGTTCTATCAGGAGGGCGCCAATTGGCTCTTTCCCGAAGGCTGGCAAGCCTTTCTCGCCCCGATCCCTGAGGAGGAACGCGGTGATATGATGGCCGCTTATTACCGACGTCTGACCGGATCGGATCGCGCCACCCAGATCACGGCTGCCAAAGCGTGGTCGGTCTGGGAGGGCTCAACGGTATCGCTTCGCCCCTCGCCTGAGCGGATGGCGGGCTTCTCGGCGGAGACCTTCGCCCTCGCCTTCGCCCGGATTGAATGCCACTATTTCGTCAATGGGGGATTTTTCGCGCAGGACGACTGGATCCTCGACCAAGCGCCTCGGCTCGCTGAGCTGCCCGGCGTCATTGTGCAAGGCCGATACGACGTCGTCACGCCCATGCGCACCGCGTGGGAGCTGCATCGCCGATGGCCGGGCAGTGAGCTCGACATCGCTCCAGAGGCGGGTCATGCCGCCAGCGAGCCGGGGATTGTCGATCGCCTGATCCGCGCCACAGACCGGTTTGCCGATCTCGACGCCTAGGGGCCCTCACCGCCCGTGGGGGCACAAGGCCTCAATCGAGCAGCGGGACGATAATCGCCCCATACAACAGAACGAGGCCCACGGCGATCGGCGCCACCCACCGCACCAATGTCTGCCACAGCGCAAAAGTGCTGTCATTATCGAAGCGCAATTCTTCCTTTGCGGCGGAGGTGGAAATCGCCCACCCCGCGAAGAGCGCCGTAATCATGCCGACAAAGGGCTGAAGAACTGTCGTGGCGAGGGCATCGATCGCATCAAGGAAGTTCATGCCCTGAAAGAGCGGGATCGCATCGAGGGGAGACCAATCATTGAAAAAGGTCGCCGCTACGGTCTGGGGCACCTGGCTCAGCGCGTGACCGATCCCGATCAGAAAGGCGAGCCCCCCAAGACAGATCGCCCCGATAACCCGCCGACGTGCCTTTTGAGCAGGCGGGACATCGTAATCTCCATCGGCCCATGACACCGAGGTTTCGAGCAGCGCGATGGCCGAGGTCAGGGCGGCAAACAGCGCCATGACAAAGAACGCCAGGCCGAACAGGCTGCCGAAAGGCATGAGGTGGAACGCGCGCGGCACCGTGACGAATAGGAGGCCAAGGCCGGGATCGTTGTCCCCCATCACATCGGCACTGAGCACCGGAGAAGCAAAAACGATCGGAAATAAGGCGAGCCCGGCAATCAGTGCCACCGCCGTATCGGCTGTGGCAACGATCTGCGAGGAGCTCTTAATGTCCGTCTCACGGCTGAGATAGGTCCCGTAGGTCAACATCATCGCGGCGCCGAGGCTGAGAGAGAAAAAGGCTTGCCCCACCGCCCTCAACAGGGTCGAGCCGGTCAGTTGGCTAAAATCGGGGGTGAAAAGGAAAGTAAGAGCCTGCATCGCCTCCCCCGTCACGAGACTGAACGTCGTCAGGCCAAGCAGTAGCACGAAAAAGATCGGCATCATGACATTGGCCGCCGCCTCGATCCCGCTTTTCACCCCACGGGAGAGAATGAACACGGTCGCCGCCATGAACAGCGCGTGCAGAACGATCATCCGGCCCGGCTGGCTGAGAAGCTTTGGAAGGATCCCGCCGATCTCCTCATCGCTCTGCCCTTCGAAAGCGGGGGCGGTCAGCGCGACAGGGCCCTCCGCGACGAACCGACCGCCAATATCGACGGCGAACACCTGGATGAAGTGCAAAATCCAGCCGGCCAGGACGGAATAATAGCTGACGATCAAAAAGCTCGCCAGGATACCGAGGATTGGGAAAATCACCCATGCCCGAGTGCGTCCCTCGGTCCTGGCCAGACGGCTGACCGCCGCAATGGCAGAGCCGCCGCCGCGCCGACCGATCATGAACTCAGCAATAAGAACGGGCACCCCGATAAACAGGATCGTGGCCAGATAGACGAAGATAAAGGCGCCCCCGCCGGAATCCCCTGCGACATAGGGAAAGCGCACGAGATTCCCAAGTCCGACCGCCGAGCCCACCGCCGCAAGGATGAAAGCGGCCCGTCCTGACCAATTCTCGTTACTCTGTCCGGTCCCAGCTACTGCCATTCGATCGAATTCCTTTACTCAGCGCCAACGCTCGTCTCGAGAGAATTAGCCGTTCTTTTACGCCGCTTAGCAATACTCGCGAGGTCATCAATCGCGGATAGACGGCGAAGCCGACGGAGAATGTCAATCTATGACGACGGAACAGCACGCGGTCATCGACGAGGACCAGCTTGGTGGCCTGGCCGAAGTGGCCGGGACAGAAGCCGTCCAAGCCATTCTGGACGCCTTTTGGTCGTCGACAGAAGAATTATCCACGGAGCTGTCGACAGCTTTGCACGATGCCGATGCGGAAAACGCCATTAAACTCGGCCATGCCCTTAAGGGATCGTCGGCAAATGTCGGCGCCGCGGCGATGGCCGCCCGGGCCAAGGCCATCGAATTGGCAGCGCGCGAGGGCGAGCTTGA
This window harbors:
- a CDS encoding sodium-dependent transporter, giving the protein MAVAGTGQSNENWSGRAAFILAAVGSAVGLGNLVRFPYVAGDSGGGAFIFVYLATILFIGVPVLIAEFMIGRRGGGSAIAAVSRLARTEGRTRAWVIFPILGILASFLIVSYYSVLAGWILHFIQVFAVDIGGRFVAEGPVALTAPAFEGQSDEEIGGILPKLLSQPGRMIVLHALFMAATVFILSRGVKSGIEAAANVMMPIFFVLLLGLTTFSLVTGEAMQALTFLFTPDFSQLTGSTLLRAVGQAFFSLSLGAAMMLTYGTYLSRETDIKSSSQIVATADTAVALIAGLALFPIVFASPVLSADVMGDNDPGLGLLFVTVPRAFHLMPFGSLFGLAFFVMALFAALTSAIALLETSVSWADGDYDVPPAQKARRRVIGAICLGGLAFLIGIGHALSQVPQTVAATFFNDWSPLDAIPLFQGMNFLDAIDALATTVLQPFVGMITALFAGWAISTSAAKEELRFDNDSTFALWQTLVRWVAPIAVGLVLLYGAIIVPLLD
- a CDS encoding Hpt domain-containing protein — translated: MTTEQHAVIDEDQLGGLAEVAGTEAVQAILDAFWSSTEELSTELSTALHDADAENAIKLGHALKGSSANVGAAAMAARAKAIELAAREGELDVAQKAFIEFAKDINATRLAMDNLLIRYG
- a CDS encoding CHASE2 domain-containing protein translates to MLEQRLQQRLRLLAIPAFTLVGILALTALLSSRMHGVQPRETFFDLFLQAAPAPLEQAETIALIDIDQASLDNLGPWPWPRTAIARLVAAAERAGARSVTVALPLEGRDPLSPDNLAAFLPRNEENGDTIRQLQAMPTTDAALGAAARALPTAVSAGAGARSWIGWQRADFEGTPWLRAIDNDGRSGLALPIAPLSAGIERALTDTSAPVVGTWLKDSDGQVRRLPLLWATAQGPMPATALAPFALSGGVAVDLAATRRETGAPPPTALTVGGANKILLGPKVDLRYWPGRTDTLDTVPAWRVLEGGAQWSTMLRDRDVFIGESVTSDGVAQTPWGEISFAHLHAHMARQIVAGDVPIRPVVSGVTEFVLTLLAGAITIAAAIFARPLAAIIVSVVVALLSVVVFLWIFSETGRLFDPSFIIGAALGAPLVIFIVVVGNILMRDDALRGAFHGNLPPATMERLQKSTSGPLLNGVRREVVVLSCGFRLPEGLEAKFHARPDDFVRFCGAANDALRRTILSHGGTVDFAENGRLMGYWNVPEVLPHPIEKACACALAMIDEMNNLTENVQTAAFAAGGLLSDTEMSFADASVEVGIAVGECFAGPIGLGTRNRYGVVGPAVTIARQLRSRSGFYGPAIVTDDRIFEALRHHYAFLDLDVLRFSEDDTAHTIYGLVGNPFLKASKAFRELADVQREMVGAWRLGEYAKTTIHLQRLRGFPGVPDGYVERFDARLAQARGQRRSLDRGDHIECLKA
- the pip gene encoding prolyl aminopeptidase; its protein translation is MTAQMVQRKLYPPHDPIERGRLRVSALHEIYYEVSGHPAGRPVVVCHGGPGGGSTPSMRRFFDPHRYRIVLFDQRGCGRSTPHAELRDNTTWDLVSDMEALRAHLGIDRWQVFGGSWGSTLALAYALTHPDRVRELVLRGIFTLRRAELLWFYQEGANWLFPEGWQAFLAPIPEEERGDMMAAYYRRLTGSDRATQITAAKAWSVWEGSTVSLRPSPERMAGFSAETFALAFARIECHYFVNGGFFAQDDWILDQAPRLAELPGVIVQGRYDVVTPMRTAWELHRRWPGSELDIAPEAGHAASEPGIVDRLIRATDRFADLDA